Proteins encoded together in one Urocitellus parryii isolate mUroPar1 chromosome 3, mUroPar1.hap1, whole genome shotgun sequence window:
- the Cyp51a1 gene encoding lanosterol 14-alpha demethylase isoform X2, giving the protein MVGKTFTYLLGSDAAALFFNSKNEDLNAEDVYSRLTTPVFGKGVGYDVPNAVFLEQKKMLKSGLNIAHFKQCVSIIEKETKEYFQSWGESGEKNVFEALSELIILTASHCLHGKEIRSQLNEKVAQLYADLDGGFSHAAWLLPGWLPLPSFRRRDRAHREIKNIFYKAIQKRRQSEEKNDDILQTLLDSSYKDGRPLTDEEIAGMLIGLLLAGQHTSSTTSAWMGFFLARDKTLQEKCYLEQRTVCGEDLPPLTYDQLKDLNLLDRCIKETLRLRPPIMTMMRMAKTPQTVAGYTIPPGHQVCVSPTVNQRLKDSWVERLDFNPDRYLQDNPASGEKFAYVPFGAGRHRCIGENFAYVQIKTIWSTMLRLYEFDLINGYFPTVNYTTMIHTPENPVIRYKRRSK; this is encoded by the exons ATGGTGGGCAAGACGTTTACTTACCTTTTGGGGAGTGATGCTGCTGCACtgttttttaatagtaaaaatgaaGACCTGAATGCTGAGGATGTCTATAGCCGTCTGACAACACCTGTGTTTGGGAAGGGAGTTGGATATGATGTGCCTAATGCA gttTTCTTGGAGcagaagaaaatgttaaagagTGGCCTTAACATAGCCCACTTTAAACAGTGTGTTTCtataattgaaaaagaaacaaaggaatacTTTCAGAGTTGGGGAGAAAGTGGAGAAAAAA ATGTGTTTGAAGCTCTTTCTGAGCTCATAATTTTAACAGCCAGTCATTGTTTACATGGAAAGGAAATCAGAAGTCAACTGAATGAGAAGGTGGCACAGCTGTATGCAGATTTGGATGGAGGTTTTAGTCATGCAGCCTGGCTGTTGCCAGGTTGGCTGCCCCTGCCTAGTTTCAG acgCAGAGACAGAGCTCATCGAGAGATCAAGAATATTTTCTATAAGGCAATCCAAAAACGCAGGcagtcagaggaaaaaaatgatgacatTCTCCAAACTCTACTAGATTCTTCATACAA GGATGGGCGTCCtttgacagatgaagaaatagcAGGGATGCTGATTGGACTCCTCTTGGCAGGACAGCATACATCTTCAACTACCAGTGCCTGGATGGGCTTCTTTTTGGCCAGAGATAAAACACttcaagaaaaatgttatttagaaCAGCGTACAGTCTGCGGGGAGGATCTTCCTCCTTTAACTTATGATCAG ctcaaggATCTAAATTTACTTGATCGCTGCATAAAAGAAACATTAAGACTTAGACCTCCTATAATGACCATGATGAGAATGGCCAAAACTCCTCAG aCTGTGGCAGGGTATACCATTCCTCCGGGACATCAGGTGTGTGTTTCTCCTACTGTCAATCAAAGACTTAAAGACTCATGGGTAGAACGTCTGGACTTCAATCCTGATCGATATTTACAGGATAACCCAGCATCAGGAGAGAAGTTTGCCTATGTGCCATTTGGAGCTG gacgCCATCGTTGTATTGGGGAAAATTTCGCTTATGTTCAAATCAAGACGATTTGGTCCACTATGCTTCGTCTATATGAATTTGATCTCATTAATGGATATTTTCCCACTGTGAATTATACAACTATGATTCATACTCCTGAAAACCCAGTTATTCGTTACAAACGaagatcaaaatga